ATATACAGGGCATACCAAATTAGCAATGCTAAATGAAAGCACCGAGTCTTACCACTGAAGTAAACGAAAATTATTAACAGGACTAGGTTATCGCATAGAGTAGAACTGGTCCTAAGTCCTAACTCGGCACAAGATCTTCCCTGATGGTTCAGCACACTTGGCCAGAAGAAACTTGGCACGGTAGATAGTGCCTcaagaaaatttaatatcaCATCAGAGATAACTGATTTAAATGGATGTACCTTTGCTGTTTGAGTGTCCACGACCTTGTTCTCAACTAGATCACACTTATTCCCAACTAAAAGCTTGCAGACACTATCATTTGCATATCTATCAATCTCATTCAACCACTGCTTGACATTGTTGAAGCTCTCCATCTCAGTAACATCATAGACTATCTGTTGCAATCCCACACAATACAGATTATTAGGTTTTTGATCATGACTTCATAGAGCATAGTAAAATGCACATAATCATGGCACAATTTCCCAAAGCATAAAGTTTGTTTTCAGAAATCAGTAAAAGCAGTACGTGGGGAAGACCATATAATCAGCATGTGCGTGTTATGCATGCGGGCGTGTCAGTCTTGTAtgcgagagagagagggagagggagagggagagagaatgGAGAATTTCTCACAATTATCCCATGTGCTCCTCGATAATAACTGCTCGTTATGGTCCTGAAGCGCTCCTGTCCAGCTGTATCCCACTGGAAAGAGCAAAAACCAGTTAAATGTTAAACTTAAAAGTGTAATCattaggaggaaaaaaaaggtgaagtgTATTTGTGACAATAGTTATGTTACACAAATCTTATCATGCCAACCAACAACATACGCAATAGTCATTGAAACTTCTCGACTATGAGCCATTATTTCAGACTGGTAACACACACTAAATAATTTCAAAGGGCTTTAACTGCTGAACTAAAATATCACCTGACTCATAATTTCAACCATCTTAATTAGTGCGTGCAAATGAATACATACCACCTCAACTCAAGAACACCAGTCAGCTAAATTTCCATATACTCGTATCAACCAGTTATTCCATTCCAACGAGACAGATGTGCACATATCTAGTTAGCGATCACCCTCAATCTCCATTTCAAtacgtaaaaataaaaaaaggcacaGAACAAGAAACCATCTTTGAACGAAAAGACAGTTATCTATACTCACAATCTGCAGCTTGATTGTCTTTCCATCCTGCTCCACAGTTCTGATTTTCTACAAAATAACCAACAACTTtaactctttttaaaaaaacatcaaaacacatGAGCAGCGCGAGAAACATAGCAGAAGTACTTACAAAATCAACACCAATGGTACTGATATAGCTGTCTACATAAGAGTCATCCTGAGAAATTACGAAACGGGGTGAGAAACAAAAAACCCAGTTGAATTTAAACACTAATCACCACCCCATTTAACAATAACCACTGATATTAGCAATATATTAGAAACCCAATAAAGCACTAATCACTAAACATCAACCCATCTTCCTAGTAATCACATTAAGAACCGTGTAATCatacaaaattaacaaaatgtaTACTTATAATTGTTAGTTTCCAAAGCGTAAGAAACTCACAGCAAATCTGAGAAGCAGACAGGATTTCCCAACAGAAGAGTCTCCGATTAGCAAAAGCTTGAACAGATAATCactaaaacattataaaaaagagataatgttagcgaaaaatgaaaaaaggaaagaatttaaagagagagaaggagtgAGAATGGCTTACTATTCGTTGCTCATGATTGCGATCCAAATGGAGATGGGAGATATGCAAAGCTTGTCTTTCTTATCTTGGGGTTTCTCTTTGACGAAGAAAGGAAgaagttgagagagagagagagagttttgtCCTTTGTTTGTCTCACTATCAATGTCAAGGCTAGGAGTGCCCACCACTACTGCTTTATTTGAGATGATAGCTGTTAGAAACttagaatattaaaatgatagaaaattattaaaaaaataaaaattaaaaataatatttataactatataatatataattaatttgatatacatctaatttttttaaaatttaaagtttattaataattttttggtatgGGCTTGAAGCCCAACTTCTTCCCTTTAAATTTTACCCGAACTAACCTAAACCTAATTATATCTAAAAAAGATTTATTCATTCAAGTTATTATCTTTCAAGTTTAGGTAATGTTTCCatcctttgattttttagttaatgaagtgaattaattattattattattataatatgcaCCAAACAAATTTTTCATACATGGTATAATAATCACTAGTAAATATATCACAAATAAACCATAGAATAACAAATTATCATCTTGTAAAGATGTCTTAATTGCCATTTTTATAGTTACTAAAATCCAAACAAGGTCTAACTTGAAAAAAGAGTCGGCTCGGGTCAATTTTTATGTTACTaggttaataatttttttaattaaaataatattgttttatttataaaaaaaattgatgttaacCTAATCTAATCTGGCCAAGTTGACTGATCACTTATTAACCCAGGAAGTTAATTGGGTTTGATCaggtttatatattttcaaattaaattaaaacttgagttaacttaAAATTTCTCAATTCAAGACTTGACTTAGGGTTGAGATCTGAAATGCAAATTTTTGGATCAACTCGTTAATgacaccttctttttttttgtgaaggacatgattgatttttctaaataaaatttttatgcaaatactTGTACCCGGTGTAGAATAAACTACAGTAGTTTAAGCTTTTTTTCtcgttaattatatattttctactttttgcattgaactttatatataaataagtgtgttttaaatcttaattttataaaagttataatAACCTATTTTTCATTTATGGATACCTGCTTTTCATTTACTTCGCATGTAAAAATCCAccttatataaattttaaccaaacatgtattttttgaaacatattttttaaaaactgtaactaaaaatactttttctaaacctatatttttttaaaaattataaccacaaaattatcacaataccaaacacacatatTGATGTGTCTACAAATATactcataaaacataaaaagatataatccaaataatatattagatctTTATTAatagagattttaaaaaataaattttacattttcaaaataaaaacaaaaaatcttaagaaatagaaatagaaaagaaaagaaaagaaaagaaaaggaaaggaaaggataaaaaagaaaaaaaaaagaaaaggtgttcGAGTTGACCACTAGCCAGAAATAGCTAGTAACAACCTAGATGTTTAGAAGTGTGGTaataattgcttttcaaagtaatttttactcggaaatgtatcaaaataattttttaaatttttttttgacattaacatattaagaTGATCTTAAAAGTTTATTAAAGTGTATATTAAGTAAATcttatttaaagtatttttcatgtatCATTTAAGATACATCACTaagtgtttttatctttttgttatttataataattaaaatctactattaaaattaaaaaacaacattctaGGTAATGTTTAGAATAATTGAAATTGTGAAAGATGAGAATATATAACTCGAGGCACATCTAATATCGTTTAGTAATATTGTTGTTTAGTAATGTgttgtaaattgtttttaaaaatattttttaattaaaaatatatattttaatattaatatatcaaaaaaattaataaatatctataaaacatatatttttatttttattgtctctcttttttgtaCCGTGATATATGAAAATCATAAATGTAATCGAGTATATTAGAAATTTAGAATCCTATAATTTTAGACAAGATCTCATAATATAGAAATTTGGGTACTTAATTGAAATCACATAAGTATTTGGAATACTTATTTGTAGTTTTCCCTCTCATCAGATTCCTTGATAGGCTCGAATTCATTAAACCCTACACGACCTTAGCAATAGACTTCTCCTCCTGCTCCATCTTCTTCAAAGCCGCAAAGACACCGTCAAATCCTCTGGCTCTTCATCTCTTGAGACAACACCTTCAAGTGTTTCCTCGGAATGTGTTTCTCCGTTTTGTCTTGAATCACAACAGGTActctctgttttcctttctcttgtgtgtgtgtgtttttctaACTTGTTTTTGTCAGATTCGTTCGAAAACAAAAGTGTAAATCAATCCTTAAAATCAGTCAAATGAATCTGTTTGATATATAACACTCCAAGGCCGAATTGGGTCTccattattttcttctaaatttgcAATTCTGTTGCTTCAAGGTATAATTACGCGGTTTTTAGTCTGTGGGCTTATTCAGTTTATtcgaaaaatggtttttttttatatgtattaatgGGCTCTGACTACTTTCCAAGTTCATGACGGAGCAATGAAAAAATTGgctttctttctcatttttttttgatttgttggtgCTGTAATTTAAGTTCTAAAAGGGGATATGTGCagtttttaagattttggattttggattttgatttgagTTTATATCGATTCAATGGTCATTCATTCACGCGGTTTGATTTCGGGTGCCTGACTGAGGTGTTGTGTGTTTTTTCTGTATGCAGTTCTTGTCGATTTTGTGTAATGGCAACCGAGAGTGGAAAAAGTTTTGCAAGGAGGGACCGTCTGTTGGAGATAGAGAAGAAGGTCAGCGGCTGGTGGGATGAGAAAGATGTTTTCCGGGCTGAACCTGGTGAAGGGACTCCTAAACCAGGCGAGAAGTTCTTTGGCAACTTCCCATTTCCGTATATGAATGGGTTCTTGCATCTTGGACATGCATTCTCACTTTCCAAGCTTGAATTTGCTGCTGCTTTTCACAGATTGAATGGGGCTAACGTGCTCCTTCCTTTTGGCTTTCACTGCACCGGTATGCCTATTAAGGCCTCAGCAGATAAGCTTGCAAGGGAGATCCAAAAGTTCGGCAATCCACCTGTGTTCCCTAAAGAGGTAGAGTCAGTAGAATTGCAACCAGAGCCTGAGGATGCAAATGCTGGTCAACCACCAGATAAGTTCAAGGGAAAAAAGTCTAAGGCTGTGGCAAAATCAGGTGGACAGATGTTCCAATGGGAGATTATGCGCAGTGTTGGGCTGTCCGACAGTGAGATAGCAGAGTTCCAGAAACCAGAAAAATGGTTGACTTACTTTCCACCACTGGCCATGGAAGATCTGAAGGATTTTGGCTTGGGATGTGATTGGAGAAGATCGTTTATTACAACAGATATGAATccatattttgattcttttgtgCAGTGGCAGATGAGGAAGTTGAAGGACATGGGGAAGATTGTCAAAGATAAAAGATACACTGTATACTCTCCCTTGGATGACCAGCCATGCGCAGATCATGACAGGGCAAGTGGTGAAGGTGTGCAGCCCCAAGATTACACTCTTATAAAGATGGAAGTGATGCCTCCTTTCCCGCCTAAATTCAAAGCATTAGAGGGAAGAAACGTGTTTCTAGCTGCTGCTACATTGAGGCCCGAGACAATGTATGGACAAACAAATGCATGGGTACTGCCTGAGGGCAAGTATGGAGCTTTTGAAGTGAATGATACCGATGTCTTCATCCTGACAGAGAGAGCTGCCCTTAACCTCGCCTATCAAGGCTTCTCAAAGACCCCCAAGCAACCTAGTTGCCTGGTTGAGCTGACTGGTTATGATCTGATTGGTCTACCATTGAAGTCTCCACTTTCCTTCAACAAGGTCATTTATGCGCTTCCCATGTTGACCATTCTGACAGACAAAGGTACAGGGATCGTGACCAGTGTGCCTAGCGATGCCCCTGATGATTACATGGCATTGCAGGTTTTGAAAGCGAAACCAGCTTTCAGGGAAAAGTATGGCGTGAAGGATGAGTGGGTAGTGCCTTTTGATATTATACCCATAATCAATATTCCAGAATATGGTGATAAGGCTGCTGAAAAGGTTTGCATGGACCTGAAAATTAAGAGCCAAAATGAGAAAGAGAAGCTTGCTGAAGCTAAGAGGTTGACATACTTGAAAGGATTTACTGATGGAACCATGCTTGTTGGAGAATGTGCAGGGAGGAAAGTCCAAGAAGCAAAGTTATTGATAAGGACCAAGCTCATTGAGACAGGTGAGGCAGTTATGTATAGCGAGCCTGAGAAGCGTGTCATGTCAAGGTCTGGTGATGAATGTGTTGTGGCTCTAACAGACCAATGGTACCTCACATATGATGATCTTGAATGGAAGAAATTGGCTGAGGAGTGCTTATCCCAGATGAATCTCTACACTGATGAGACAAAACATGGCTTTGAGCATACTTTGGGCTGGCTAAATCGGTGGGCTTGCTCACGATCTTTCGGGCTTGGTACGCGCATTCCATGGGATCCAGATTTTCTTGTTGAGTCATTATCTGACTCCACTATTTACATGGCTTATTACACTGTTGCCCACTTTCTACATAATGAGGACATGTATGGTTCTAACAAGACCCATCCTATTAGACCTGAGGAAATGACTGACGATGTCTGGAATTTTATCTTCTGTGATGGTTCATacccaaaatcatcaaaaatagaACCATCTATTCTTAATAAGATGAAACAGGAGTTTACATATTGGTACCCGTTTGATCTTCGAGTCTCTGGAAAGGACCTCATTCAGAATCATCTGACATTCTGCATCTTCAACCACACAGCAATCATGGCCAAGCATCACTGGCCACGCGGATTCAGATGTAATGGACACATTATGCTCAATTCAGAGAAGATGTCTAAGTCCACAGGAAATTTCAGGACACTGCGTCAGGCCATTGAGGAATTTTCTGCTGATGCTACTCGGTTCAGTCTAGCTGATGCTGGAGATGGTGTGGATGATGCTAACTTTGTATTTGAGACTGCAAATTCTGCAATCCTTCGCCTCACTAAAGAGATTGCATGGATTGAAGAGGTTTTAGCTGCAGAGGTATCCTTGAGAACAGGACCACCATCTACTTATGCTGATCGGGtgtttgaaaatgaaataaacattGCTGTTTTAACGACAAAGAAGAATTATGAAAAATGCATGTTTAGAGAGGCTCTAAAGACTGGATGCTATGATCTCCAAGCTGCCAGAGATGAGTACAGGTTATCTTGTGGAAGTGGGGGCATGAATCGTGACTTGGTATGGCGTTATATTGATGTGCAGACACGGCTTATCACTCCTATCTGCCCACACTATGCTGAACATGTTTGGAGGGAGCTTCTGAGGAAGGATGGATTAGTTGTGAATGCTGGCTGGCCTACAGCTGATTTTCCGGATGAAACTCTTAAGGCTTCCAACAAGTACTTGCAAGATTCAATTGTTTTGATGAGGAAACTTCTTCAAAAGCAAATCATGGGTTCAAAGAAATCCAATAAGAAGGGAGCTCCTGCTGCAACACTAACTGAAGAGAAGATTACAGGTTTGATATATGTGAATGAGCAGTTTGATGGATGGAAAGCAGAATGCTTGAATATACTTCAGAGCAAATTTGACAGAAACACAGGTACTTTTGCACCAGAAGGGGAGATATTAGAGGCACTGCAAAAAAGTTCGGTTGGTCAAGATGCAAACTTTAAGAAAGTGCAAAAGCTTTGTATGCCTTTCTTGAGGTTCAAAAAGGAAGAGGCTATTGCTATTGGGGTTCAAGCCTTGAATCTGAAGCTTCCGTTCGGTGAGATTGAGGTTCTTCAGGAGAACTCAGACTTGATCAAGAGGCAAATTGGTCTGGAGTTGGTGGAAATATTGTCTGCAAATGACCATGATGCTAGAGCCAAAGCTGGTAGTTTTTCCTCTCTGTTGGATCAAAATCCTCCTTCTCCTGGACAGCCAACTGCCATCTTTTTGTTGAGGTGAGAGGATTCATTCACGTGCCAACTTAAATTTATCTACAGGAATGTGGCCTTTGTTGTTGTGAGACTTGTCCTTTTGTTTGTGGCCAGTAAActatttcctttattttttataatcgcATGTATTTATAATGTATTTAGATTTTCTGATGTATCCCGTGTTTGTCCTTATTCCTGTCCTGGTTAATTAAGCATAGAAAGTGCTTGAATGTTAACTTCTTATCAGTTGAATTGGTACCCAACTCTCAGGCTAAAGATCAGCCTATTTCCTTTTGTGTGCTGGCTTTATTTACTCATTCTGATTCTATTTCTGTTTCGGAACAGATTTGTTTTGTCTAATTAAGTGTTGACTGTGGCTTGCTGTTTAAACTGCTCTGAGCTTGTTTTTAAGCTTATCGACTTGGGTTAGGAGATGCTTCTATCTGACTGCTGGTTTGAGTCTCCATATAGCTGCTTATTCCTACCAGTTTGTAGATTATTTTACGTAGTTCTTAAAATTAATCAGATAGCCATGTAGTACATCGGCATTATGTCTCAGATTGAAAAGCTACACTTGTTTGTTGGAGGAAATGTTCCTTATCTTTGCTAGCATCCAATGATGGTAGCTTAATTCTATACATGAACCTTATGATTTTGTCATAATGCTTTTCCAGTTCAAAATTTGTTCTTGACTTctgttttccttgaaaacaCATTCAAGTTATCTTACTGCCATATATGGCTGTGTtgtgctaaaaaaatttatgttctgaaatttggCTTTTGTCCTTTTATCCTACAGCAACAGGTAGTTACAACGGTGCATGGAAATATGGTTTAGAGGTTTTTCATTACTTGATTTCAAAGCTGATGACTTTCCCATACAAGTTACTTTGAAGAAGCTCCGGGATGCAGAGTTCTTTCAAGAAATTTGCTCCTGGATTTCAGTTAGTTGTAAAAGGAGGTCTGTTATTGCATTAACTGTCTCCTTTTGTTGTCTAAGATGCTGTGTTCCTCTTGTTGGTTTCTACAAACTAGATATAGATGTTTTGGGAATTCAGAGATGGTTTTTCTTCCATTATAAGTATTCTCTACCCTTGTGTTTTCCTGGTAATGCATTTTCTCTAtacaattataaatattgagtCTGTTAGGTTATATTGTATTTCTGTTCTCAGTAATTCTCATTTCAAATCTATCTTGATCAGGAATTGTGTCACGAACAAACTGCTGATTGTTTGATggatgaattttgaaaaacttttatttttttatagtgtcCCTCTGTAAGTTCGtttcttttttcaagaattCTTTGGTACGTGACAATAAATCATCCTGGAAGTATGTTGTGTACAACTGGTGATATCATGTTAGAAATATATCGGCAGGGACCAGAATTTCTGCATTATGGCATCAAGTTCCTCTATTTTGATAAATTCTCTGGATTTGATTCCTTGTAAATATGTGAAGATAGGGCTGTTTTGTGTGCGTGCTAAGTACTATTGTCCTACAGAATCTGAAAAATTAGAAAGACAAATGCTGGGCAATTTCTCTCTGGTAAAAGAATTTACCATCTGATGATCAGGCATAAGAGATGAGAGTTGTTACTGTCAAAAGACCCCTCGTTGGTATATACGACTTGAGAAACTTCAACCTTTCGCATTTTCTATGTATACTCTGGTATTTACCAAGCATCAATTCAATGACAGTGAAGAGAAATCTTCAATATGCTTTTAGCTGCCTATTCAGTAAAAGCCATGCATGTTTTTCCAAAATGATAGCAAATTTCTTCGCAAGTGCATGGAAATTAGTGTAGGAAATGGGActttttagaaagaaagaaaaaacaagaaaatctaCTCTGGGCAAAAGGGTCTGTCCAAGTCATCCCTGTGGCTAGGGATGGTGAAGTGCCTTAACCTTCCAACTTGTTTCTTCATATATCCTTCACAAAGAAATGACTTGGAGAACTTATCTTCCACCTCTCTGTTCACATCGTGCACAAAAACATCGGTCTCTCCCTCTTTCCTGTTTCGTGCCATCATTCCAGCTGTAAATATGGCAGTCATTCTCCCTGGTGCCTCATCATGGTAGCCTGTTGGTGCATCAACCATGATCAAGTCCCATTCTATCTCATAAACTTCACCAGGCAAACCTTTCATGGCAAGTTGGCACATGGAGAACTTCGGATCACCAACTGCTGTGCACTCCGGTCCCTTGCCTACTTCCATGAGATTGGCAGCTTCATTCACCTTGCTGTCATATGTGACATGATGGGACTCTAACATGGGAAACCGGCGTTTAATTTGCGCAATCCAAGCTTCATCTTCTTCTAAGAAAACTGTTCGTCCACCGTAGTTGAGTGCACTCCACATAAGGCTATCATGACCGAGGCCAAAAACCAAGAAGTTACATGGGGATTTCTTTTCTAAAACTTTGGCACTCACTGATATTTCTTTGCGTGTCTGCTGTGGGGTGATGGTTGAGGTTGTGTAGTGAACGAGAGCTTGAGTTAGGGAGCGTGGGATCTGAGTGCATGCTTGTGAGCAATTTGTTTCTCTAGCTTCTTTCATGGGGTTTAAAACTCCTGGTTGAGAGGTGGGAGATGGACTTTCCTGGGAAGACGGCATGCCTGATCGCAACACGAAAAGCACAAAGAAAGCAAGGAAGACACCAAAGAGGAGCATCTTAAGATTGGTGATTTGTTGGCCTTTAGGCCTCATATTGGATTTGATCTTTGGGATAGAGCGAGAGAAACTCAAAAAAAGGTCCTTGCACTTTTCGGGTTTGGAATGGAAAAGTAAAGGGGACTGGAtattgtttgtttgtgttttggaaGCTGCATGCAAAGAATATATTTCGGTAGGTTTGAGTTGAGAAGTGGAGAGTTTGAGAGTTGAAGGTAGTGATTGCTTCTTGATGCTTAGACATGAAGGGAAGGAACACTGGATTGGATGGATACTTGATGAAGACTACATAGCTGCAAAGTTTATGGACGAAGCAAGCTTTTTTGTTGGTAGACCTGCAAGTTTGGTGGTATGTTGACAGTTTTTCTGAGTTTCTTTGTTCTGTTAACATTATGGACTTCTAATTCTTGGTTTGTGGCCAT
The DNA window shown above is from Populus trichocarpa isolate Nisqually-1 chromosome 4, P.trichocarpa_v4.1, whole genome shotgun sequence and carries:
- the LOC18098341 gene encoding ras-related protein RABD1, with amino-acid sequence MSNEYDYLFKLLLIGDSSVGKSCLLLRFADDSYVDSYISTIGVDFKIRTVEQDGKTIKLQIWDTAGQERFRTITSSYYRGAHGIIIVYDVTEMESFNNVKQWLNEIDRYANDSVCKLLVGNKCDLVENKVVDTQTAKAFADELGIPFLETSAKDSINVEQAFLTMAGEIKKKMGNQPTASKSTGTVQMKGQPIEQKNNCCG
- the LOC18098342 gene encoding leucine--tRNA ligase, cytoplasmic, which encodes MATESGKSFARRDRLLEIEKKVSGWWDEKDVFRAEPGEGTPKPGEKFFGNFPFPYMNGFLHLGHAFSLSKLEFAAAFHRLNGANVLLPFGFHCTGMPIKASADKLAREIQKFGNPPVFPKEVESVELQPEPEDANAGQPPDKFKGKKSKAVAKSGGQMFQWEIMRSVGLSDSEIAEFQKPEKWLTYFPPLAMEDLKDFGLGCDWRRSFITTDMNPYFDSFVQWQMRKLKDMGKIVKDKRYTVYSPLDDQPCADHDRASGEGVQPQDYTLIKMEVMPPFPPKFKALEGRNVFLAAATLRPETMYGQTNAWVLPEGKYGAFEVNDTDVFILTERAALNLAYQGFSKTPKQPSCLVELTGYDLIGLPLKSPLSFNKVIYALPMLTILTDKGTGIVTSVPSDAPDDYMALQVLKAKPAFREKYGVKDEWVVPFDIIPIINIPEYGDKAAEKVCMDLKIKSQNEKEKLAEAKRLTYLKGFTDGTMLVGECAGRKVQEAKLLIRTKLIETGEAVMYSEPEKRVMSRSGDECVVALTDQWYLTYDDLEWKKLAEECLSQMNLYTDETKHGFEHTLGWLNRWACSRSFGLGTRIPWDPDFLVESLSDSTIYMAYYTVAHFLHNEDMYGSNKTHPIRPEEMTDDVWNFIFCDGSYPKSSKIEPSILNKMKQEFTYWYPFDLRVSGKDLIQNHLTFCIFNHTAIMAKHHWPRGFRCNGHIMLNSEKMSKSTGNFRTLRQAIEEFSADATRFSLADAGDGVDDANFVFETANSAILRLTKEIAWIEEVLAAEVSLRTGPPSTYADRVFENEINIAVLTTKKNYEKCMFREALKTGCYDLQAARDEYRLSCGSGGMNRDLVWRYIDVQTRLITPICPHYAEHVWRELLRKDGLVVNAGWPTADFPDETLKASNKYLQDSIVLMRKLLQKQIMGSKKSNKKGAPAATLTEEKITGLIYVNEQFDGWKAECLNILQSKFDRNTGTFAPEGEILEALQKSSVGQDANFKKVQKLCMPFLRFKKEEAIAIGVQALNLKLPFGEIEVLQENSDLIKRQIGLELVEILSANDHDARAKAGSFSSLLDQNPPSPGQPTAIFLLSNR
- the LOC18098343 gene encoding glucuronoxylan 4-O-methyltransferase 1; this encodes MRPKGQQITNLKMLLFGVFLAFFVLFVLRSGMPSSQESPSPTSQPGVLNPMKEARETNCSQACTQIPRSLTQALVHYTTSTITPQQTRKEISVSAKVLEKKSPCNFLVFGLGHDSLMWSALNYGGRTVFLEEDEAWIAQIKRRFPMLESHHVTYDSKVNEAANLMEVGKGPECTAVGDPKFSMCQLAMKGLPGEVYEIEWDLIMVDAPTGYHDEAPGRMTAIFTAGMMARNRKEGETDVFVHDVNREVEDKFSKSFLCEGYMKKQVGRLRHFTIPSHRDDLDRPFCPE